A portion of the Sphingomonas sp. genome contains these proteins:
- a CDS encoding DUF1501 domain-containing protein, translating to MTLSRRDFVRLTAGTGALAALGQFGRTAAIAAPTGSYRAMVGIFLFGGNDGWNMVIPTDARHSTYLASRGSVGIQRAALTPLTNSAYALHPAMAALRPVWDEGSLGLVLNAGTLFAPLTKTTYKTRTDLRPANLMSHADEQDHWQGLRARETSRDGFLGRIADKMPGGSLPPVMSLAGSTVAVLGRQTTPLILPSTGGLPGRSGFTAGSSAKNSAITALGSNGDGSAVLDGVAQTLTRNYDQAATANSILVGTAATDAFFVNPTTGAALTSDVARQLMVVARMIAARGTLGHARQNFLVSQGGFDTHAGQVGGGTNATGLHANLLGDLANAMAGFHKAMGSLGLAGNVTSFTMSDFGRTYLGNGQGGTDHAWGSNHLVMGGDVAPGAVLGSYPDPVLGGADDITKEGRFVPGVAQEEYLGAIARWHGVADADLPYVFPNWSTWSSAGRGPLALFKA from the coding sequence ATGACGCTTTCCCGTCGCGATTTCGTTCGCCTCACCGCCGGCACCGGCGCGCTCGCCGCCCTTGGCCAGTTCGGCCGCACCGCCGCCATCGCGGCGCCCACCGGCAGCTACCGTGCCATGGTCGGCATCTTCCTGTTCGGCGGCAATGACGGCTGGAACATGGTGATCCCCACCGATGCCCGGCACAGCACCTATCTCGCGTCGCGCGGCAGCGTCGGCATCCAGCGCGCGGCGCTGACCCCGCTGACCAACAGCGCCTATGCGCTCCATCCCGCCATGGCCGCACTTCGGCCGGTATGGGACGAAGGGTCGCTGGGGCTGGTGCTCAACGCCGGCACATTGTTCGCGCCGCTCACCAAGACAACGTACAAAACGCGTACCGATCTGCGCCCGGCCAATCTGATGAGCCATGCCGACGAGCAGGATCACTGGCAGGGGCTGCGCGCGCGCGAAACGAGCCGCGACGGTTTCCTCGGCCGCATTGCCGACAAGATGCCGGGGGGATCGCTGCCGCCGGTGATGTCGCTGGCGGGCTCGACCGTCGCGGTGCTCGGCCGCCAGACCACCCCGCTGATTTTGCCGAGCACCGGCGGCCTGCCCGGCCGCAGCGGCTTCACCGCCGGCAGCAGCGCCAAGAACAGTGCGATCACCGCGCTCGGCAGCAACGGCGATGGCAGCGCGGTCCTCGACGGCGTGGCGCAGACGCTGACGCGCAACTATGATCAGGCGGCGACGGCGAATAGCATCCTAGTCGGCACTGCCGCCACGGACGCGTTCTTCGTCAACCCGACGACCGGGGCGGCGCTGACCAGCGATGTCGCGCGGCAGCTGATGGTGGTGGCGCGGATGATCGCGGCGCGCGGCACGCTGGGCCATGCGCGGCAGAATTTCCTTGTCAGCCAAGGCGGCTTCGATACCCATGCCGGGCAAGTGGGGGGCGGCACCAACGCAACCGGGCTGCATGCCAATCTGCTCGGCGACCTTGCCAACGCCATGGCCGGCTTCCACAAGGCAATGGGCTCGCTGGGGCTGGCGGGCAACGTCACCAGCTTCACGATGAGCGACTTCGGCCGCACCTATCTCGGCAACGGCCAGGGCGGCACCGACCATGCCTGGGGCAGCAACCACCTGGTGATGGGCGGCGACGTCGCTCCCGGCGCGGTGCTTGGCAGCTATCCCGATCCGGTGCTGGGCGGCGCGGACGACATCACCAAGGAAGGCCGCTTCGTGCCGGGCGTCGCGCAGGAGGAATATCTCGGCGCGATTGCCCGCTGGCACGGCGTCGCCGATGCCGACCTGCCCTATGTCTTCCCCAACTGGTCGACCTGGAGCAGCGCCGGGCGCGGGCCGCTGGCGCTGTTCAAGGCTTGA
- a CDS encoding DUF885 family protein: MKPILLLTAALLATAAVPAPKPVSPDARLKALIDSEYKWRVEQEGPGEDNPAAKGGLPDVGSAAQAARLARWTATAQALAAIDPVKLSAKGRIDYLVYKGQIDALLAAQRFRDYEKPLNSDSSFWSDIAGSARDSFVREDQYRAYIKTLRDMPRYFDQNIVNMRAGLARGFTPPKVTLTGRDIGVAQVVEAPLEANLFYTPFKTFPGAIPAAVQAELRREGQAAIREAVVPAHQKLLTFLRTEYIPGARTDLAATTLPDGQAYYRSKIREYVTRDMTAEQVHAVGLREVAKIRAEMMTVKAEAKFDGDLPAFLHFLRTDPQFYAKTPRELLYHAAWAAKQFDGKAGQYFGHLPRRRFAIVPVPDDLAPFYTGGRGGPGIYLVNTYDLKSRPFYQLTALTLHESAPGHAFQMPLANENKALPPFRRDTYLSAYGEGWALYSEKLGVEMGMYETPYDQFGMLSYQMWRAARLVVDTGIHAMGWTREQAQAFLRDNTALSNHEIETEVDRYIAWPGQALSYYMGELAFLDARARAEKALGPKFNIRAWHDAMLQLGSVPLTVIDQRTDQFIQEGGKGPYPDEER; this comes from the coding sequence ATGAAGCCCATTCTTCTTCTCACCGCCGCCCTGCTCGCCACCGCCGCGGTGCCCGCGCCCAAACCGGTCAGCCCCGATGCACGGCTCAAGGCGCTGATCGACAGCGAATACAAGTGGCGGGTCGAGCAAGAAGGCCCCGGCGAGGACAATCCCGCGGCCAAGGGCGGCCTGCCCGATGTCGGCTCGGCAGCACAGGCGGCGCGGCTGGCGCGCTGGACCGCGACCGCGCAGGCGCTCGCCGCGATCGATCCGGTGAAGCTCAGCGCGAAGGGGCGGATCGACTATCTGGTCTACAAGGGCCAGATCGACGCGCTGCTCGCCGCCCAGCGCTTCCGCGACTATGAGAAGCCGCTCAACTCGGACAGCAGCTTCTGGAGCGACATCGCCGGATCGGCACGCGACAGCTTCGTCCGCGAGGACCAGTACCGCGCCTATATCAAGACGCTGCGCGACATGCCGCGCTATTTCGACCAGAACATCGTCAATATGCGCGCGGGGCTCGCGCGCGGCTTCACGCCGCCCAAGGTGACGCTCACCGGCCGCGATATCGGCGTGGCGCAGGTGGTCGAGGCGCCGCTCGAGGCGAACCTGTTCTACACGCCGTTCAAGACGTTCCCCGGCGCGATCCCCGCGGCGGTGCAGGCGGAGCTGCGGCGCGAGGGCCAGGCCGCGATCCGCGAGGCGGTGGTGCCGGCGCACCAGAAGCTGCTGACGTTCCTGCGCACCGAATATATCCCCGGCGCCCGCACCGATCTGGCGGCGACCACGCTGCCCGACGGCCAGGCCTATTACCGCTCGAAGATCCGCGAATATGTGACCCGCGACATGACCGCCGAGCAGGTCCATGCCGTCGGCCTGCGCGAAGTGGCGAAGATCCGCGCCGAGATGATGACGGTGAAGGCCGAGGCAAAGTTCGACGGCGACCTGCCGGCCTTCCTCCACTTCCTGCGCACCGATCCGCAATTCTACGCCAAGACGCCGCGCGAGCTGCTCTACCACGCCGCCTGGGCGGCCAAGCAGTTCGACGGCAAGGCAGGGCAGTATTTCGGCCATCTGCCCCGCCGCCGCTTCGCGATCGTGCCGGTGCCGGACGACCTCGCGCCCTTCTACACCGGCGGGCGCGGCGGCCCGGGCATCTATCTGGTCAACACCTATGACCTGAAGTCGCGGCCCTTCTACCAGTTGACCGCACTGACCCTGCACGAAAGCGCGCCGGGCCACGCCTTCCAGATGCCGCTGGCCAACGAGAACAAGGCGCTGCCCCCCTTCCGCCGCGACACCTATCTCTCGGCGTACGGCGAGGGCTGGGCACTCTATTCGGAGAAGCTCGGCGTCGAGATGGGGATGTACGAGACGCCCTACGACCAGTTCGGCATGCTGAGCTACCAGATGTGGCGCGCGGCGCGGCTGGTGGTCGATACCGGCATCCACGCGATGGGCTGGACCCGCGAACAGGCCCAGGCCTTCCTGCGCGACAACACCGCGCTCAGCAATCACGAGATCGAGACCGAGGTCGATCGCTACATCGCCTGGCCGGGCCAGGCGCTGAGCTACTACATGGGCGAGCTGGCCTTCCTCGACGCCCGCGCCCGGGCCGAAAAGGCGCTGGGTCCGAAGTTCAACATCCGCGCTTGGCACGACGCGATGCTGCAGCTCGGATCGGTGCCGCTGACCGTGATCGACCAGCGCACCGACCAGTTCATCCAGGAAGGCGGCAAGGGCCCCTATCCCGACGAGGAGCGATGA
- a CDS encoding Ldh family oxidoreductase produces MSGVALTLDEVRALARRVLRAAGLAEDHADAVAETMVAGERDGCASHGIYRMLVAANTIAKGKVVRDAVPLLSEPARALARVDGKGGFAQLAFAVGKPALVAKARACGIAALALNNVVHFAALWPEVEALAEVGLVALAFTPSHAWVAPAGGTRPVFGTNPIAFGWPRPKPAPPFVFDFATSMVARGEIELHRRVGKAVPEDWGIDAEGRPTSDPAAILDGAMRTFGGHKGSALAAMVELVAGPLIGDLTSAESIGADGGAGASPLGGELIVAIDPAGFLGDAVLEHLARAETMFDSIEAQGARLPSSRRYAARTRSLAEGVRIPDKLYAEILALEASLTR; encoded by the coding sequence GTGAGCGGCGTCGCGCTGACGCTGGACGAGGTGCGCGCGCTCGCCCGCCGGGTGCTGCGCGCGGCGGGCCTCGCCGAGGATCATGCCGATGCGGTCGCCGAGACGATGGTCGCGGGCGAGCGCGACGGTTGCGCGTCGCACGGCATCTACCGGATGCTCGTCGCGGCCAATACCATTGCCAAGGGCAAGGTGGTGCGCGATGCGGTGCCCCTGCTGTCCGAGCCCGCACGGGCGCTCGCGCGGGTCGACGGCAAGGGCGGGTTCGCGCAGCTGGCGTTCGCGGTCGGCAAGCCCGCGCTGGTCGCTAAGGCACGCGCCTGTGGCATCGCCGCGCTGGCGCTCAACAATGTCGTCCATTTCGCCGCGCTCTGGCCCGAGGTGGAGGCGCTTGCCGAAGTAGGGCTGGTCGCGCTGGCCTTCACCCCCAGCCATGCCTGGGTCGCACCCGCCGGGGGAACGCGCCCGGTGTTCGGCACCAATCCGATCGCCTTTGGCTGGCCGCGACCGAAGCCGGCGCCGCCCTTTGTCTTCGACTTCGCCACCAGTATGGTTGCGCGCGGCGAGATCGAGCTGCACCGCCGCGTCGGGAAGGCCGTGCCCGAGGATTGGGGCATCGACGCCGAGGGCCGCCCGACCAGCGATCCGGCCGCAATCCTCGACGGGGCGATGCGCACCTTTGGCGGGCACAAGGGATCGGCGCTCGCGGCGATGGTCGAGCTGGTCGCCGGGCCGCTGATCGGCGACCTGACCAGTGCGGAATCGATCGGGGCAGACGGCGGGGCAGGCGCGTCGCCGCTCGGTGGCGAACTGATCGTCGCGATCGATCCGGCGGGTTTTCTCGGCGATGCGGTGCTTGAGCATCTCGCTCGCGCCGAGACGATGTTCGACAGCATCGAGGCGCAGGGCGCGCGGCTGCCCTCGTCGCGCCGCTATGCCGCCCGTACCCGCAGCCTTGCCGAGGGGGTGCGCATCCCCGACAAGCTCTATGCCGAGATTCTAGCGCTGGAAGCGAGCCTTACCCGATGA
- a CDS encoding beta-L-arabinofuranosidase domain-containing protein: MRRTRREMLASAGSALLVTGAGVAPSFARAADAAAFPPKLAPLPLTALKLARSDYATAVQVNQRYLLRLDPDRLLHNFRLYAGLEPKGTIYGGWESDTIAGHTLGHYLSALVLSWQQTGDGELRRRADYIVAELAEAQARRGTGYVGALGRKRDGKITDGEVIFQEIMRGEIKSGGFDLNGSWSPLYTVHKLFAGLLDVHAGWNNAQALQVTLGLAGYFERVFAALNDAQMQQMLGCEYGGLNESFAELYARTRDARWMVVAKRLYDDRVLDPLKAGEDKLANFHANTQVPKLIGLARIHELTGDAGDAKAARFFWERVTQHHSYVIGGNADREYFAAPDSIVQHITEQTCEHCNTYNMLKLTSHLYSWQPDGALFDFYERAHLNHVMAQQDPKTGGFTYMTPLMSGTRREFAGPEAEEFWCCVGSGMESHAKHGEAAFWEGEGAFLVNLYIPATIDWKAKGAQFVLDTAYPFQGTATLKLARLARTGRFTVALRVPGWAAGKAIVSVNGAPAGARFERGYALVSRSWKAGDTVAITLPMDLRLEATPGDDSVVAVLRGPMVLAGDLGAAETPWTGADPALVGQDLLASFAPTTEPAIFETRGVVRPGDLRFVPFYRQYERRSAVYFKRFSEAQWKDEEAAFLAEQARLKDVAARSVDVMHLGEMQPERDHDLRTEGASYPVAYRGRQGRDARTGSWFDFTMKVKDGPLLLQATYWGGERDRDFDILVDGQKIATQHLSETDAPGKFFDVTYKLPETLTKGKKSVRVRFVPHDRNTAGPVFGVVLLTAKP, encoded by the coding sequence ATGCGGCGTACGCGACGGGAAATGCTTGCAAGCGCCGGAAGCGCCTTGCTCGTGACGGGCGCAGGCGTTGCCCCCTCTTTTGCGCGCGCTGCGGACGCCGCGGCGTTCCCGCCGAAACTGGCTCCGCTGCCGCTCACCGCGCTCAAGCTGGCGCGTTCGGACTATGCCACGGCGGTGCAGGTCAACCAGCGCTATCTGCTCCGGCTCGATCCCGATCGCCTGCTCCACAATTTCCGTCTCTATGCCGGGCTGGAACCCAAGGGCACGATCTATGGCGGGTGGGAGAGCGATACGATCGCCGGCCACACGCTCGGCCATTATCTCTCCGCACTGGTGCTCAGCTGGCAGCAGACCGGCGACGGCGAACTCCGCCGCCGCGCCGACTATATCGTGGCCGAGCTGGCCGAGGCGCAGGCCAGGCGCGGTACCGGCTATGTCGGCGCGCTCGGGCGCAAGCGTGACGGCAAGATCACCGACGGCGAGGTGATCTTCCAGGAGATCATGCGCGGCGAGATCAAGTCGGGCGGGTTCGATCTCAACGGCTCCTGGTCGCCGCTCTACACGGTGCACAAGCTGTTCGCCGGGCTGCTCGACGTGCATGCCGGCTGGAACAATGCCCAGGCGCTGCAGGTCACGTTGGGGCTGGCCGGCTATTTCGAACGGGTGTTCGCCGCGCTGAACGACGCGCAGATGCAGCAGATGCTCGGCTGCGAATATGGCGGGCTCAACGAGAGCTTCGCCGAGCTCTACGCCCGCACCCGCGACGCGCGCTGGATGGTGGTGGCCAAGCGGCTCTACGACGATCGCGTGCTCGATCCGCTCAAGGCGGGCGAGGACAAGCTCGCCAATTTCCACGCCAATACGCAGGTGCCCAAGCTGATCGGGCTGGCGCGCATCCACGAGCTGACCGGCGATGCCGGCGACGCCAAGGCCGCGCGCTTCTTCTGGGAGCGGGTGACCCAGCACCACAGCTACGTCATCGGCGGCAACGCCGATCGCGAATATTTCGCCGCACCGGACAGCATCGTCCAGCACATCACCGAGCAGACCTGCGAGCATTGCAACACCTACAACATGCTCAAGCTGACCAGCCATCTCTACAGCTGGCAGCCCGACGGCGCGCTGTTCGACTTCTACGAGCGCGCGCACCTCAACCATGTGATGGCGCAGCAGGACCCGAAGACCGGCGGCTTCACCTACATGACCCCGCTGATGAGCGGCACCAGGCGCGAGTTCGCCGGCCCTGAGGCCGAGGAATTCTGGTGCTGCGTCGGCTCGGGGATGGAGAGCCACGCCAAGCATGGCGAGGCGGCGTTCTGGGAGGGCGAGGGCGCCTTCCTGGTCAATCTCTACATCCCCGCGACGATCGACTGGAAGGCGAAGGGCGCGCAGTTCGTGCTCGACACCGCCTATCCGTTTCAGGGCACCGCGACGCTGAAGCTCGCGCGGCTGGCGCGGACCGGGCGCTTCACGGTGGCGCTGCGCGTGCCGGGTTGGGCGGCGGGCAAGGCGATCGTGAGCGTGAACGGCGCGCCGGCCGGTGCCCGGTTCGAGCGTGGCTATGCGCTGGTGTCGCGCAGCTGGAAGGCAGGGGACACGGTGGCGATCACCCTGCCGATGGACCTCCGCCTCGAAGCGACGCCCGGCGACGACAGCGTCGTCGCGGTGCTGCGTGGGCCGATGGTGCTGGCGGGCGACCTAGGCGCGGCCGAGACGCCGTGGACGGGCGCCGATCCCGCGCTGGTCGGGCAGGACCTGCTCGCCAGCTTTGCGCCGACCACCGAACCGGCGATCTTTGAGACGCGCGGCGTGGTGCGGCCCGGCGATCTGCGCTTCGTCCCCTTCTACCGCCAATATGAGCGCCGCAGCGCGGTCTATTTCAAGCGCTTCAGCGAGGCGCAGTGGAAAGACGAGGAAGCCGCCTTCCTCGCCGAACAGGCGCGGCTCAAGGATGTCGCCGCCCGCTCGGTCGACGTGATGCACCTGGGCGAGATGCAGCCCGAGCGCGACCATGACCTGCGCACCGAAGGCGCGTCCTATCCGGTCGCCTATCGCGGGCGACAGGGCCGCGATGCGCGCACCGGCAGCTGGTTCGACTTCACGATGAAGGTGAAGGACGGCCCGCTGCTGCTCCAGGCGACCTATTGGGGCGGCGAGCGCGACCGCGATTTCGACATCCTCGTCGACGGCCAAAAGATCGCGACCCAGCATCTTTCCGAGACGGATGCGCCGGGCAAGTTCTTCGACGTGACCTACAAACTCCCCGAGACGCTCACCAAGGGCAAGAAGAGCGTGCGCGTCCGCTTTGTGCCGCACGATCGCAACACCGCCGGCCCCGTGTTCGGCGTCGTGCTGCTCACCGCCAAGCCGTGA